In Zingiber officinale cultivar Zhangliang chromosome 1A, Zo_v1.1, whole genome shotgun sequence, a genomic segment contains:
- the LOC122003827 gene encoding zinc finger BED domain-containing protein RICESLEEPER 2-like encodes MVVTGHWIDSCWNLQKRVLSFINIPPSRGGLQISDAIFKCMKEWGIENKVFTITVDNASSNDLVIRYMKDTIQRSRTLACEGNLFHIRCCAHILNLCVQDGLREIEDIISNIRESVEYVNRSEARRMQFTECVQQLQLKDKRLIRDCKTRWNSTFEMLSCALKFKEVFQMFKERDHFYGCCPQEEEWNKAQKICSLLEAFWTATHIISGSEYPTSNLFLQKVQKIKSSLDTYAQHEDLFLKQLANKMKEKFDKYWGDCNLLMAIAAVLDPTKKMLAVEFCFPKLYSEIDVSKHISKVKEIINSFYEKYVAEETNKGAPHPSESESFGSSSVKTNQQSSVYSWDDFDDYCAKVETSETKRSELVDYLEKGRLKKNEIPKIFSCLEWWKMNRMQYPILSKIAADILAIPVSSMASEATFSVGTRVIDSYRSSLSPDTVQALLCGGDWLRKIHGLKKKTKKEKTYQEIFLQVSTS; translated from the exons ATGGTTGTCACTGGGCATTGGATTGATTCTTGTTGGAATTTGCAAAAGAGAGTTTTAAGTTTCATTAACATTCCACCATCAAGGGGAGGTCTTCAAATTTCTGATGCCATTTTTAAGTGCATGAAAGAGTGGGGTATTGAAAACAAGGTTTTCACTATTACTGTTGATAATGCTTCAAGTAATGATTTGGTCATTCGGTACATGAAAGATACCATTCAAAGATCTAGAAC attggCATGTGAAGGAAATTTATTTCATATTCGTTGTTGTGCACATATCTTGAACTTGTGCGTTCAAGATGGGTTGAGGGAGATTGAAGATATTATTAGTAATATAAGGGAAAGTGTAGAATATGTAAATCGTTCAGAGGCAAGACGTATGCAATTTACAGAGTGTGTGCAACAATTGCAGTTGAAGGATAAAAGATTGATTCGTGATTGCAAAACTAGGTGGAACTCAACTTTTGAAATGTTAAGTTGTGcactcaagttcaaagaagtTTTTCAAATGTTCAAAGAACGTGATCACTTTTATGGTTGCTGCCCtcaagaagaagaatggaatAAAGCTCAAAAGATTTGCTCACTGTTGGAGGCTTTTTGGACAGCCACACACATCATTTCAGGTAGTGAGTATCCTACTTCAAATTTATTTCTTCAGAAAGTTCAAAAAATAAAGTCATCATTGGATACTTATGCACAACATGAAGATTTGTTTCTTAAGCAACTGGCtaataaaatgaaagaaaaatttgaCAAGTATTGGGGTGATTGTAATCTATTGATGGCTATAGCTGCTGTGTTAGATCCAACCAAAAAAATGCTTGCTGTTGAGTTTTGCTTCCCTAAGCTTTATTCTGAAATAGATGTCTCTAAGCATATCTCAAaagttaaggagataattaattcTTTTTATGAAAAGTATGTTGCTGAAGAAACTAATAAAGGAGCGCCTCATCCATCTGAGTCTGAGAGTTTTGGTTCTTCAAGTGTTAAAACAAATCAACAAAGTTCTGTGTATAGTTGGGATGATTTTGATGACTATTGTGCAAAAGTTGAAACTTCGGAGACTAAGAGATCTGAATTGGTAGATTATCTTGAAAAGGGTCGTCTTAAGAAGAATGAGATTCCTAAAATTTTTTCGTGTTTAGAATGGTGGAAGATGAATAGAATGCAATATCCAATATTGTCAAAGATAGCAGCTGATATTTTAGCTATCCCAGTGAGTTCAatggcttcagaagcaacatttaGTGTAGGGACGAGAGTTATTGATTCTTATCGTTCATCACTATCTCCGGACACAGTGCAGGCTCTTCTATGTGGGGGTGATTGGCTTCGAAAGATACATGGATTGAAAAAAAAGACTAAA AAAGAGAAAACTTACCAGGAAATTTTTCTTCAAGTATCTACCTCTTAA